The following DNA comes from Deltaproteobacteria bacterium.
GCCGCTGGATCTCCCCGAAGGGCACGAGATAGAGCCGGGAATGGAACTGGTAGCGGGTGAGCATGCCCACGAGCGTCTTGGCCTTCTCCTGGGAAGACCGGTCGAGAAACGGGCTGCTGTGGAAATGCACGTAGATGAGACGGCAGCCGCGCTTCATCATCCGGTAGGAGGCCACCGGCGAATCGATGCCGCCCGAGATGAGTGACACGAGCCGCCCGCTGGCGCCCACGGGAAGCCCGCCCGGACCCGGTTCGCGCCCGAGGCTCACGAACGCGCTCGAAGGCAGGATCTCCACGGAGACCGTCATTTCAGGGTGGGTCAGGTCCACCCGCGCGCCGGAGTGGGCCTGGACCAGGGCACCCAGATCCCGGTTGATGTCGTTGGAGGTGAGAGGGAAACGCTTGTCCACGCGCCGGGCCTCGATGCGGAACGAGTCGAAGGACTGCCCCTGGAGGGCCTGGAGCACGTGGTCCCCGAGCGCGGACATGTCGTTGTCCGTGCGCTCCACCAGCGAGAAGTTGGCGATGCCGAAGACCCCGGCGAGCCGCGCGCTCACTTCGTCCGCGGGCACCTCGTGGTTGAAGTTCAGCAGCAGCCGCGACGAGGCGTTGCGGATCTCCTTGAGCCCCAGCCCGCGCAGCGCCGTGCTGATGTTCCTTTTCAGATGATCGACGAAATACGCGCGGTTGCCGCGTTTCAGCGCAATCTCGTGGTACCGGACCAGGGCCGAGCGCATTCCCGAGAGATAGCAGATTCCCGCCAACTTTTGCATGCAGGACGGCTGTGGTACCATGGCCGGCAGTTTGGAGGTGCTGTTCCATGGACGTGTTCAAGAAGGTGTCGGAGATCACACAATTCTCGCCCGAGAAGATGCAAAAGAACGGCGTCTTCGCCACCGGGCAACTGTTCTGCGACGTTTACTGCTTCGAGCCGGGACAGGCTCAAAGCGTTCACACGCATCAGGGAACCGACAAGGTCTACTTCGTGCTCGAAGGCAAGGGCCTGTTCCACGTGGCCGGCGAACTGCGGGAACTCGGCAAGGACGAGGTCGTTCTGGCGCCGTCGGGCGAGCCCCACGGCGTGGAGAACCCCGGCCCGGACCGGCTCAAGCTGCTGGTGGTGATGGCGCCGCCTCCGAGCCATTGAGGATGCGGAGGTAGGAGGCTCATGGCCGCGGAAGATCCGGTAAACGACGTCAACCGGCGGTTCTACGAGGCGTTCGAGAGCCTCGACCTCAAGCGCATGGAAGGCATCTGGCTGCGCGAGGACTACATCAAGTGCGTCCATCCCGGCTGGGCGCTTCTCACCGGGTGGGACGCCGTGATGGAGAGCTGGAAGCGCATCTTCGAGAACACGCAGCAGATGCGCTTCGCCCTGACAGACGTGCGGGTCCAGGTGCAAGGCGGGCTCGCCTGGGTGACCTTGTACGAGAACCTGAACTCCACGCTGGAAGGGCAGACCAACGCCGCCGTGGTGCTCACCACCAACATCTACGAGGAACGCCCGGAAGGCTGGTTCATGATCCATCACCACGGCTCGCCCGTGATGATGCGCCAGCCCGAGCCGCATCCCACCGTTCAGTGACCCCGCTCCAGGACAAGGTCTGCATCGTCACCGGGGCGGGCCGGGGCATCGGCCGGGCCATTGCGCTGGCAGCCGCGGGGAACGGATGCCGGGTGGTGCTCGCGTCGCGGACCGAGGACCAGTTGAAGGCGGTTCAAGCGGCCATCGAACTGCGTGGCGGACAGGTCTCCTCTTGCCGCGCCGATCTTTCGAGCAACGAAGACCTCAACGCCCTCGTTCAGCACACCCTCGACCACTTCGGCACCATCGATTACCTCGTCAACAACGCCGGCTGGGGCGTCAAGGCCAACGTCGTCAAGGGCAAGGCGGAGGATTGGGAGCGGACCCTTCGGGTGAACCTGCTGGCGCCCATGATCCTGAGCCGGCTCGTGCTGCCGACCCTCATGGCCCGCCGGACCGGCGCCATCGTGAACGTCTCCTCGATCTCGGGCCGGGTGGGGCAGGCGGGTTCCGCGGCCTACGCCGCCTCCAAGTTCGGCCTCATCGGCTTCAGTCAGTCGCTGTTCGAGGAGGTGCGGGAGCACGGCATCAAGGTCGCAGCGATCCTGCCCGGTTTCGTCGACACCGGCATGATCCCGCCGGTCAAGCACCTGGATCGCTCCCGGATGATCCAACCGGAAGACGTGGCCCAGGCGGTGCTCTTCGTCCTGACCGCTCCGCCCACGGCGTGCCCCGTGGAGATCACGGTGCGGCCGCAGCGCACGCCGTACCGTTAGGGCGAAACTGAAACGGCATTCCTGCGGTAGCGGGAATGCCGTTTGGGTGTGTTCGGATGCGTGTGCTTCGGCCGATCCTCAGGCCGCTCCCTGGATGTTGCAGAACTCCTCGTAGTCGATGAGCTCGTGGATGGTGGGCTTGTCGCCGCACATCGGGCACTCGGGGTCGCGCCGCAGGCGCAGCGTGTTGATCTCCATGGTCAGGGTGTTGAAGTGCAGCAGCCGTCCGGCCAGGGAGTCGCCCTTGTCCAGGATCAGCTTGATGGCTTCCACGGCCTGGATGGTGCCGATGAGGCCGGGGAGGACGCCCAGCACACCCGCCTCGGCGCAGCTCGGCGCCATGCCTGGGGGAGGCGGCTCGGGGTAGAGGCAGCGGTAGCACGGGCCGTTCCCGGGATGGAACACCGACACCTGCCCCTCGAACTGGAAGATGCTGCCGTGGACGTTGGGCTTGCCGGTCATCACGCAGGCATCGTTCACCAGGTAGCGGGTGGCGAAGTTGTCGCAGCCGTCCACTACGATGTCGTAGTCCTTGATGATCTCCATGATGTTCTCGGAGGTCAGCCGCTCGGGAATGGGGATCACGTTGACGTCGGGGTTCAACCCCTGAAGCGTCTGGCGCGCCGATTCGGTCTTGGGCTCGCCGATTCGGTCGTTGCTGTGGAGGATCTGGCGCTGCAGGTTGGACAGGTCCACCACGTCGTGGTCGATGATGCCCATGGTGCCGACGCCGGCCGCGGCCAGGTAGTAGGCGGACGGCGAACCCAGGCCGCCCGCTCCCACCATCAGTACCCGTGCGTCCAGGAGCTTCGCCTGGCCCTCTTCGCCAACCTCGGGCAGCAGGAAGTGGCGGCTGTAGCGGGTGAGTTGCTCCTGGGTGAACTGCCGGTCCTGGACGAACGAGTAGCCCTCGTTCTTCCAGGCGGTGTATCCGCCGGACATGGAAATCACGTCCTCGTAGCCCATCTCCTGCATGACCTTGCCGGCGAGAAGCGACCTCACGCCGCCGGCGCAGTAGGCGATGATGGGGGTCGACTTGTCCGGCACCTCGGCGTCCATCTTCATTTCGAGGAAGCCTCGTGGGACCGACACCGCGTTCTCCAGGTGTCCTTCCCGGTATTCCTCTTTCTCGCGCACGTCCAGGAGCACGTGGTTGCCGTTGTTCCGCAGCAACTCGTCCACCTGCTGCGGCGACAGCTCCTTGACGGTGCCGCGCGCCTCGTCCATCAACTGCTGGAATGTCTTGGCCATGATCTCTCCCCGGCGGGCCGGCGCCGTCATCGCTACGTAAAGCAGGGGAGCCGCCGCGTGCTCCGACAGCTCCCCCGGAGGAAACAAACTTCAACTTCCTATTGTAACCGACTGACGCGCCGAATCAAGCACTTCCTTGCGTGCCCCGGCCGCGACCGTCAGTTCAGCCGGTAGAAGCGGTTGGCGTTGTCCGCCAGTATCTTCCGCTTGGCCGTATCCGAGACGTCCTCCCGGGCGCACAGCTCGGGGATGTCCTTGAGATACTCCTCGCGCGGCCGCTCGTGCGGATAGTCCGAGGCGAAGAAGATATGGTCCTCGCCGAACAGCTCCACGACGAAGGGCAGGGTACGCTCCTCCGACTCGACCGAAACGTAGACGCTGCCGCTCTTGATGTAGTGGCTGGGGTGGTGCTTGAGCCGCGGCGCCCACTTCTTGCCGCGCCGCTCGTAGCCCTCGTCGAGTCGGTCCATCATGAAGGGCACCCAGCCGGCACCGGCCTCGAGGTAGGCGACGCGCAGGTCCGGAAACAGCTCGTACACGCCCTGGAACACCATGTTGGTCAGGTGGATCAGCAGCGGGATGGGATGCTCCAGCGCGTGCACCTCGGCGAAGGTGTCGAGGTAGTCGAACCCGAGGCCGCGGCTCGGCGCCCCGTGGATGGCCAGCGCCATGTCCAGCCGGCAGGCCTCCTCGTAGATGGGGAAGAAGCTCTCGTGGCCGTAGCCCTTGCCCAGGGAGTTGACCGATGGCAGCACCGCCGCCGGCATGCCCAGCTCCTCCTTGGCGTGCCGCATCTCCTTGACGGCGTCCTCGACGCTGTGCACCGGGATCAGCGCCGCGCCCAGCACCCTGGAGGTCTTGTCCATGTAGTAGCGGTGCAGCCACGTGTTGTAGGCGTGGGCGATGTTGACGGCGTACGACGGGTCCTGGATCAACCCGTAGCCCAGCCCCGCCGTGGGATAGACGATGGTCCGGTCGATGCCGCAGTCGTCGAGAAAGGAAACCCACATGTCGCAGTCCGGATAGTCCCGGAGCCCCGACGAACTCATGTTGGAAAGCCGGGTCCACCCGTCCAGCGACGGGAACAGCGCGTACATGCGTGCCCAGGCGGGCTGGCCGTCGCTGCCCACGTACTTCTCGCCCATGAAGGGCATGATCTCGCTGGCGTTCTCCATGATATGGCCGTCGCCGTCGATGACCGGATAGGCGTTCGCGCGCATGGAATTCTCCTTTCGTGTCGAAAACGGGCGGTGCGGGTTCGGCTGGTGCGGCGTATCAGGGATACGCTTGTGAACTTTCGAAGGCACTTTCACGGGCCAGGGTATCAGGCGCCGTCGATGCCGTAGAACCGCCTGGCGTTGTCGTTGAACATCTTGTCGGCCACCCGTTGCGGGATGTCCTCTCGGCCGCGGATGGTGCCGGTCAGATCGGGCTCGAACGAGGGGTCCTGGTGGCCGTAGTCCGATCCGATGAGCAGGTTGTCCTCGCCGATGTAGTCCACCAGGTATGGGACGTCCTCGTCGGCCTCGCAGGCCACGAACAGGCGGTATTCCTGGAACAGGCCCTCGTCGGACTTGTGGTTCCAGTCGCTTTTCATCAGCCGCTTGAGGATGTGCAGCATGAACGGCACCCAGCCGGCGGACGCTTCGATGAAGCCGAAGCGGAGGCCGGGGAACTGTTCCGGAATGCGGTTCGCCACCAGGTCCCGGAAGGCGAATATCGGCAGCACCCGTCCCTGGGCGAACGAGAAGTTCCGCTCGAAGCTGAACAGGTTGATGATGGACGGTGCACCCATGCCCGTGTGAATGCAGATGGGCAGATCCAGCTTGGCGGCCTCCTCGTACACCGGGAAGAAGTACGGGTCGTCCAGGGTCCGGTCGCCCTCCATGCCGCGGAAGAAGAGGCCCACGGCGTCGTGCTCCTTGGCCAGGCGCATCTCGTCGATGGAGGCTTCGATGGAACGCAGCGGCAGCACCGCGGTCCACAGCAGACGGTTCTGTCCGGTCCGTTGCACCTCCCACATGTAGCGGTTGTAGGCCTTGCACAGACCGATCTCCAACTCCACGTCGTGGGTCAGGTAGACCAGGAAAAGCGTCGGGTAGATGACCTGCACGTCGATGCCGAGGCGGTCCATGTCCGCCAGCCGGACCTCCGGCTGGGTGATTTCCCGGCTGGCGATGAGGCTGTCGCTGCGCGACGATTCGAGCTTCGAGGCCGACGGCGTCACCAGCCGGAAGCCGCCCTTGCCGTTGGGCTTGGGCACGATGTTGCCGTCGATGAGCCAGAAGGCGTTGCGCGGACCGTAAAGCGTGTCCTCGGGCACCGAGGCCAGCACGGGGCGGCGCGGGTAGAGGTCCTCGTCGAGGTGGTCCCACATGGCGACGGGCTCGGCGATATGGGTGTCGGAGTCGATGATCATCATGGCGGGCTCGCGGTTGCGGCGGCGGCCGGGAATCCTATCCGGCCGCCGTCAGGTTTCGGCGCCTCACAACGCGTAGAGGTGCTTCGGGTTCTCGCACAGGATCTTGTCCGCGATGGCGGGCGACAGGTCCTCGCGCGAGCGGATGGTCTGGGCCAACTCCGGCTCGAACGAGGGATCGTTGTGGCCGTAGTCGGAGCCGATGACGATGTTGTCCTCGCCCATGTACCGGATCAGGTACGGGATGTCCTCGTCGGCCTCGCAGGCCACGAACAGCCGGTATTTCTGAAACAGCTCCACGCTGGAATCGAACTTGAACTGCTGCTTCAGCAGGCGCCGCAGGATGTGCAGCAGGAACGGCACCCAGCCGGCCGACGCCTCGATGAAGCCGAACCGCAGCTTCGGGAACATCTCCGGGATGCGGTTGTGGATAATGTCCCGGAACGCGAAGATCGGCAGCACCCGGCCGTGGTGGAAGGTGTGGTTGCGCTCGAGGTTGAACATGTTGGTGAGGCTGGGACAGCCCGACCCCGTGTGGATGCAGATGGGCAGCTCCAGGGAGTTGGCCTCCTCGTACACCGGGAAGAAGTAGGGGTCGTCCAGGGTCCGGTCGCCCTCCATGCCGCGGAAGAAGATGCCCACCGCGCCGTGCTCCTTGGCCAGGCGCATCTCGTCGATGGAGGCTTCGATGGAGCGCAGCGGCAGCACCGCGTTCCAGCGCATCCGTCCCCCGGCCTTCTCCTCTACGTCCCACATGAAGCGGTTGTAGGCCTTGCACAGCGCGATCTCCAGGTCCACGTCCTCGGTGAGGTACACGAGGAACAGCGTGGGGTAGATGACCTGGGTCTCGATGCCGAGCCGATCCATGTCCGCCAGCCGCACGTCCACGTCGGTGATCTCGCGGCTCGCGATGAGGCTGTCGTTCCGCTCCGTCTCCAGGGTGGCCGCGGTCGGCGTCACCAGCCGGAAGCCTCCCTTGCCCGACGGCTTCGGAAAGATGTTGCCGTCGATGAGCCAGAACTTGTTGCGCGCGCCGTACAGCGTGTCGTCCGTGATGGACGTCAGCACCGGTCGCCGCGGATACATGTCCTCGTCGAAGAACTTCCACATCGCCTCGGGCTCGGCGATATGTGTATCCGCGTCAATGACTCCTGCCATGGTTGCCTCCTGGGAAGAATGGCGCCGCGGTCGGAATGCGTGGAAGCGGGGCCAGCGCCTTTCAATGTTTGTACTGCCGGCGGTGACGGATTGTCAAATCT
Coding sequences within:
- a CDS encoding amidohydrolase family protein: MRANAYPVIDGDGHIMENASEIMPFMGEKYVGSDGQPAWARMYALFPSLDGWTRLSNMSSSGLRDYPDCDMWVSFLDDCGIDRTIVYPTAGLGYGLIQDPSYAVNIAHAYNTWLHRYYMDKTSRVLGAALIPVHSVEDAVKEMRHAKEELGMPAAVLPSVNSLGKGYGHESFFPIYEEACRLDMALAIHGAPSRGLGFDYLDTFAEVHALEHPIPLLIHLTNMVFQGVYELFPDLRVAYLEAGAGWVPFMMDRLDEGYERRGKKWAPRLKHHPSHYIKSGSVYVSVESEERTLPFVVELFGEDHIFFASDYPHERPREEYLKDIPELCAREDVSDTAKRKILADNANRFYRLN
- a CDS encoding amidohydrolase family protein; this encodes MAGVIDADTHIAEPEAMWKFFDEDMYPRRPVLTSITDDTLYGARNKFWLIDGNIFPKPSGKGGFRLVTPTAATLETERNDSLIASREITDVDVRLADMDRLGIETQVIYPTLFLVYLTEDVDLEIALCKAYNRFMWDVEEKAGGRMRWNAVLPLRSIEASIDEMRLAKEHGAVGIFFRGMEGDRTLDDPYFFPVYEEANSLELPICIHTGSGCPSLTNMFNLERNHTFHHGRVLPIFAFRDIIHNRIPEMFPKLRFGFIEASAGWVPFLLHILRRLLKQQFKFDSSVELFQKYRLFVACEADEDIPYLIRYMGEDNIVIGSDYGHNDPSFEPELAQTIRSREDLSPAIADKILCENPKHLYAL
- a CDS encoding SDR family NAD(P)-dependent oxidoreductase — protein: MTPLQDKVCIVTGAGRGIGRAIALAAAGNGCRVVLASRTEDQLKAVQAAIELRGGQVSSCRADLSSNEDLNALVQHTLDHFGTIDYLVNNAGWGVKANVVKGKAEDWERTLRVNLLAPMILSRLVLPTLMARRTGAIVNVSSISGRVGQAGSAAYAASKFGLIGFSQSLFEEVREHGIKVAAILPGFVDTGMIPPVKHLDRSRMIQPEDVAQAVLFVLTAPPTACPVEITVRPQRTPYR
- the moeB gene encoding molybdopterin-synthase adenylyltransferase MoeB, coding for MAKTFQQLMDEARGTVKELSPQQVDELLRNNGNHVLLDVREKEEYREGHLENAVSVPRGFLEMKMDAEVPDKSTPIIAYCAGGVRSLLAGKVMQEMGYEDVISMSGGYTAWKNEGYSFVQDRQFTQEQLTRYSRHFLLPEVGEEGQAKLLDARVLMVGAGGLGSPSAYYLAAAGVGTMGIIDHDVVDLSNLQRQILHSNDRIGEPKTESARQTLQGLNPDVNVIPIPERLTSENIMEIIKDYDIVVDGCDNFATRYLVNDACVMTGKPNVHGSIFQFEGQVSVFHPGNGPCYRCLYPEPPPPGMAPSCAEAGVLGVLPGLIGTIQAVEAIKLILDKGDSLAGRLLHFNTLTMEINTLRLRRDPECPMCGDKPTIHELIDYEEFCNIQGAA
- a CDS encoding cupin domain-containing protein: MDVFKKVSEITQFSPEKMQKNGVFATGQLFCDVYCFEPGQAQSVHTHQGTDKVYFVLEGKGLFHVAGELRELGKDEVVLAPSGEPHGVENPGPDRLKLLVVMAPPPSH
- a CDS encoding nuclear transport factor 2 family protein, giving the protein MAAEDPVNDVNRRFYEAFESLDLKRMEGIWLREDYIKCVHPGWALLTGWDAVMESWKRIFENTQQMRFALTDVRVQVQGGLAWVTLYENLNSTLEGQTNAAVVLTTNIYEERPEGWFMIHHHGSPVMMRQPEPHPTVQ
- a CDS encoding amidohydrolase family protein: MMIIDSDTHIAEPVAMWDHLDEDLYPRRPVLASVPEDTLYGPRNAFWLIDGNIVPKPNGKGGFRLVTPSASKLESSRSDSLIASREITQPEVRLADMDRLGIDVQVIYPTLFLVYLTHDVELEIGLCKAYNRYMWEVQRTGQNRLLWTAVLPLRSIEASIDEMRLAKEHDAVGLFFRGMEGDRTLDDPYFFPVYEEAAKLDLPICIHTGMGAPSIINLFSFERNFSFAQGRVLPIFAFRDLVANRIPEQFPGLRFGFIEASAGWVPFMLHILKRLMKSDWNHKSDEGLFQEYRLFVACEADEDVPYLVDYIGEDNLLIGSDYGHQDPSFEPDLTGTIRGREDIPQRVADKMFNDNARRFYGIDGA
- the thiI gene encoding tRNA 4-thiouridine(8) synthase ThiI encodes the protein MQKLAGICYLSGMRSALVRYHEIALKRGNRAYFVDHLKRNISTALRGLGLKEIRNASSRLLLNFNHEVPADEVSARLAGVFGIANFSLVERTDNDMSALGDHVLQALQGQSFDSFRIEARRVDKRFPLTSNDINRDLGALVQAHSGARVDLTHPEMTVSVEILPSSAFVSLGREPGPGGLPVGASGRLVSLISGGIDSPVASYRMMKRGCRLIYVHFHSSPFLDRSSQEKAKTLVGMLTRYQFHSRLYLVPFGEIQRRIVAAVLRPLRVVIYRRMMLRIASIIAAKERARALVTGESLAQVASQTLPNIAVIEEAARLPVLRPLVGMDKQEIIDEAVGIGTFETSVLPDQDCCQLFVPRHPAVKATLRRVREAEAALDLDELAALGADHVEVERFSFPEADK